The following coding sequences are from one Microtus ochrogaster isolate Prairie Vole_2 chromosome 14 unlocalized genomic scaffold, MicOch1.0 chr14_random_1, whole genome shotgun sequence window:
- the Itpripl1 gene encoding inositol 1,4,5-trisphosphate receptor-interacting protein-like 1 translates to MAVISLLFLAVMYVVHHPLMVSDRMDLDTLARSRQLEKRMSEEMRQLEIEFEERRRAAEQKQKAENFWRGDTSTDQLVLGKKDMGWAFQAGDQDGGPLRWMLGNLWNAGLFCLFLIFELLRQNMQHEPAFDSSSEEEEEEIRIVPATSYTWLSDFPSQEALESFYKYYIQNAIRDLPCTCEFVESFVDDLIEACRVLSRQEAHPQLEDCQGIGAAFEKWGTLHETQKFGVLVPIAPPQGTRFVLEMRDPALGRRCGSVRVDSGCRCKQEKLLGDVLCLVCHRRDHSAILNECSSIKAALCTGSHLDVCKTVQWFRNMVSNAWALVAHKYDFKLTLPPSTTSCKLRLDYRSGRFLSISLVLGVQREDTLVYLVSQAPELEQLTSVDWPESFAACEHLFLKLVGRFAPENTCHLKCLQIILSLQDHKRLPPGATRPILTSYHFKTALMHLLLQRPLTDWQHSMLSRRLQDLLCFLGQGLQQRSLHHFLIGNTFLPLTIPIPKTFRNAEPVNLFQHLVLNPVAHTQAMEEFHNLLAQVKTLPCSPPDGGL, encoded by the coding sequence ATGGCTGTGATAAGCCTGCTCTTCTTGGCAGTGATGTACGTTGTTCACCACCCCCTGATGGTCAGTGACCGGATGGACCTGGACACACTGGCCCGGAGCCGGCAGCTGGAGAAGCGAATGAGCGAGGAGATGCGGCAGCTAGAGATAGAGTTTGAGGAGAGAAGGCGAGCCGctgagcagaagcagaaagcagagaacttCTGGAGAGGAGATACATCCACTGATCAGCTAGTGCTGGGGAAGAAGGACATGGGATGGGCGTTCCAGGCCGGTGACCAAGATGGGGGGCCTCTGCGCTGGATGCTGGGGAACCTGTGGAACGCGGGCCTCTTTTGCCTTTTTCTCATCTTTGAGCTCTTGCGACAGAACATGCAGCACGAGCCAGCCTTTGACTCCAGCAgcgaggaggaagaggaagagatccGCATCGTGCCTGCCACCTCTTACACCTGGCTCTCTGATTTTCCCTCCCAGGAAGCCCTGGAGTCCTTTTACAAATATTATATCCAAAATGCCATCCGCGACCTGCCCTGCACCTGTGAGTTTGTGGAGAGCTTTGTGGACGATCTCATTGAGGCCTGTCGGGTGCTCAGCCGCCAGGAGGCTCACCCGCAGCTGGAGGACTGCCAGGGCATTGGAGCTGCCTTTGAGAAGTGGGGGACCCTCCACGAGACGCAGAAATTTGGTGTCCTGGTGCCCATTGCCCCTCCGCAGGGCACTAGGTTTGTCTTGGAGATGAGAGATCCGGCCCTGGGCCGTCGTTGCGGCTCTGTGAGGGTGGACTCGGGATGCAGGTGCAAACAGGAGAAGCTCCTGGGGGATGTGCTGTGTCTGGTATGCCACCGCAGGgaccactcagccatcttgaACGAGTGTAGCTCCATCAAGGCGGCTCTCTGCACCGGCTCGCACCTGGACGTGTGTAAGACCGTGCAGTGGTTCCGCAACATGGTGAGCAACGCCTGGGCCCTAGTGGCCCACAAATATGATTTCAAGCTCACCCTCCCACCATCTACCACCTCCTGCAAGCTCAGGTTGGATTACCGCTCAGGCCGCTTCCTATCCATCAGTTTGGTTCTTGGGGTGCAACGGGAAGATACCTTGGTCTACCTGGTGAGTCAGGCCCCAGAGCTAGAGCAGCTCACCAGCGTGGACTGGCCTGAGTCCTTCGCGGCTTGTGAGCACTTGTTTCTGAAGCTGGTGGGACGCTTTGCCCCTGAGAACACCTGCCACCTCAAGTGCCTGCAGATCATCTTGAGTCTTCAGGACCACAAGAGGTTACCCCCGGGAGCGACCCGCCCCATCCTTACCTCCTACCACTTCAAAACAGCCCTCATGCACTTGCTGCTCCAACGGCCTCTGACGGACTGGCAGCACAGCATGCTGTCCCGGCGGCTCCAGGACCTTCTCTGCTTCTTAGGCCAGGGCCTCCAGCAAAGGTCTCTCCATCATTTCCTCATTGGCAACACCTTCCTGCCCCTGACCATACCGATCCCTAAGACATTCCGGAATGCTGAGCCTGTCAATCTTTTCCAACACCTGGTACTGAATCCAGTGGCGCACacacaggccatggaggaattCCACAACCTTTTGGCCCAGGTGAAAACTCTGCCTTGCTCCCCACCGGATGGAGGACTTTAA